tgtccgtctgtccgtccgtttctacgcaaactagtctctcagttttcaagctatcgtgataaaactttcccaaagtcttctttctattgcaggtagtatataagtcggaacgagccggatcggacaactatatcatatagctctcataggaacaatcggaaataaaaatgtaaaaaaattatatcttgggtgttggTCTTGGATTTTGTATGCTCTTTTTATGCCGAAACTCTCGGGTTCACATTTTTGTGCcacaaaagtatttttaatctcaacaaatttcttttaaaattatttatctaAAAATTTGGCATTTATGGAGCACTTGCAGTTCTAATCTGATCGTTTTGCAAGATGCTGACAGTATAAATTTGTGCTTTGAATCAAACAGTCGATCCCCAAGTTTAAACAGAAGAGCGTATCAAATCGGTAGATTAACATGGAATTATTCCAGAAGAACTTAGTTGGACTAGTGGTTTTCGTGCTTTTACTATTTCCGACAAAGGGCGAAAGGAATTCAATCACAAATTACGAAAGTGATTACCTAGTGTCCTTTGCGAATCTTATGAAATCAGGCATGAACTTGAGTGTGGATCCTTGTCATGACTTCTACGAATACTCCTGTGGAAATCATCCTTGGAGCTCGAAGCTGTTATGGAGAATGTTGGGATCTTGGCAAGGTGACTACAGCACAATATACCTGCAGGACAGGGTGGAACATTTGTTGGGCAAGATGGATCTGGCGGAGTCCCTCAATGTGTCCAAGGAACTGAAGCTGGCCCAAAGATTCTACAACGCCTGTCTGGAAGCCGATCTCTACCCTTTTCCTGCTGCTGATCCGCACTATCTTACCCTCATTCGGTCGATCGGGGGATTCCCCGCTGTGGATGGAGCCAACTGGAATGCCTCCAACTTCAGCTGGTTCAACATGAGCGCCCACTTAATCAACTACGGGGCAGAGGGCCTGATAGACGAATATTTCGAATCGAATTTTCCTTTCCAGCCTAAGATTCGTGCCGCACGAATAGCATTGGAAGTATTCGAGAACTCAAGACCGAATGACGAGGAACGAATGACAGGATACCTAAGAGCATTTCAATTGCCAGAGGATAAAATTGCAGAGGTGATCGCCGGGGTGCTTGCATTCTGGAAAGAAGCGGGATCCATAGATTACGGGCGAAAGCCAGGAAACTGCGAAGCCTTCGAGGCCAACTACTTCGAGATCGTTTGGGACGGGGACAAGATCGTTTGGAACAAGGATCAACCAAGGGAAGACGCAGACTGTAATTTCTACTTCGTGGAGTTGGACAAGGTGTGTGCCCGTCATCCAGAGGCGGTGGCCAATTATCTGGCCATGAAGCTGCTGCGGGCACTCGATGCCAAACTTAACAACTCTGGAGAACAAAAGCAGTATTGCATGGAAAAGGTGCAGTACTCAGTGCCGTTCCTCTTCAGCAAACTTTTTTTGGCGGTAAGTtattattaacttacaaaaacattaaatttagatttacttgtatacaacaacaatcaaaatttaagCTGCTTTCATATTACTTTGGCACTACTTTTTTGATCCTttttatggcagctatatataatataacaattttgttaaattgtttcaaaattttcaagtgTTAAAGAAATGCTATATCTCAGACAAAAAgagaaagtaataaaaatcaagaaaagatataattttgttcctattaatttccaatttaattttccaaccGTTTCTATGACAGCTAAAtgatacaaatttatataatttttttaaaatatcgtatGTCGGAatcgtctccttcactgcgttgcaaactaaaataccctctgcaagggtatgaaaagttatatacaatttAAGAATTCAAGATATAATATCCTTACAG
This portion of the Drosophila takahashii strain IR98-3 E-12201 chromosome 3R, DtakHiC1v2, whole genome shotgun sequence genome encodes:
- the LOC123003314 gene encoding neprilysin-1-like — its product is MNLSVDPCHDFYEYSCGNHPWSSKLLWRMLGSWQGDYSTIYLQDRVEHLLGKMDLAESLNVSKELKLAQRFYNACLEADLYPFPAADPHYLTLIRSIGGFPAVDGANWNASNFSWFNMSAHLINYGAEGLIDEYFESNFPFQPKIRAARIALEVFENSRPNDEERMTGYLRAFQLPEDKIAEVIAGVLAFWKEAGSIDYGRKPGNCEAFEANYFEIVWDGDKIVWNKDQPREDADCNFYFVELDKVCARHPEAVANYLAMKLLRALDAKLNNSGEQKQYCMEKVQYSVPFLFSKLFLADHIPEEIKLEVSEIAKEVQNSLRRSLDKRKDKHGWFNYSGRSRRILWEFPFNFTQVNSFADRVISEIGSLQTIDDSYAAININMRRLYVKSSRYSARHTMDLPISSKSADRRYLQPPVYHPTWPVSFKFGALGSFIGRQAYINNQRYDRIHDSEMEKAELRLAFSAYKSHIKHLIRDHKQDKINETMPGLDLMPDQLFFLGATHIFCGSDYNGRQIALFSLLKNEDFRLAFNCTAAPGIRRQ